From Mauremys mutica isolate MM-2020 ecotype Southern chromosome 17, ASM2049712v1, whole genome shotgun sequence, one genomic window encodes:
- the ARNT gene encoding aryl hydrocarbon receptor nuclear translocator isoform X2, with protein MAAAANPEMASDVPSLSAAVASGNPGPGTQAGVAIVQRTNKRRPGLDFDDDDDDEEEGSKFLRCDDDQIPNDKERFARENHSEIERRRRNKMTAYITELSDMVPTCSALARKPDKLTILRMAVSHMKSLRGTGNTSTDGTYKPSFLTDQELKHLILEAADGFLFIVSCETGRVVYVSDSVTPVLNQPQSEWFSSTLYDQVHPDDVDKLREQLSTSENALTGRILDLKTGTVKKEGQQSMRMCMGSRRSFICRMRCGNSSVDPASMNRLSFVRSRCRSGLGAVKDGDPHYVVVHCTGYIKAWPPAGVSLPDDDPDAGQGSKFCLVAIGRLQVTSSPNCTDLNSICQPTEFISRHNTESIFTFVDHRCVATVGYQPQELLGKDIVEFCHPEDQQLLRDSFQQVVKLKGQVLSVMFRFRSKNREWLWMRTSSFSFQNPYSDEIEYIICTNTNVKNSSQESRPAVSNSMQRPQQGQNVSLPLDMGTAQLASRQQQPQQTALEVVPGRESLSGYDHSQVAVQPVTAAGPERSKPLEKTEALFSQERDPRFSEIYSGINTDPSKALPASAVPANQPLFPQGNTFTPARPTETFRSSSMVPPVINIQQQPASAGQILAQISRHSNTTPVTATNWVSATRPSFTAQQVASQTAKTRSPSFGIGSFQGTPSSFSPMSAPGSTASPGGAAYPPLANRGTGFATETRQTPAQFQTRTAEGVGMWPQWPGQHHGRSSGEQQHVQQQPSQPEVFPDMLSMLGDQGTNYSSEEFPDLNMFPAFSE; from the exons AAATGGCATCGGATGTTCCCTCTTTGAGTGCAGCAGTTGCTTCTGGGAACCCTGGACCCGGTACACAGGCTGGAGTAGCCATTGTCCAGAGGACAAACAAGAGACGACCAGG GCTTgattttgatgatgatgatgatgatgaagaagaagGGAGCAAATTCCTCAG ATGTGATGATGATCAGATCCCAAATGATAAAGAGAGATTTGCCAG GGAGAATCACAGCGAGATAGAGCGCAGGCGTCGGAACAAGATGACCGCCTACATCACGGAGCTGTCAGACATGGTGCCCACCTGCAGCGCCCTGGCTCGCAAGCCTGACAAGCTGACTATCTTGCGTATGGCTGTGTCTCACATGAAGTCTTTGCGGGGCACTGGCAACACTTCCACTGATGGCACCTACAAACCCTCCTTTCTCACTGATCAG GAACTCAAACACTTGATTCTAGAAGCAGCCGATGGCTTTCTGTTCATAGTGTCTTGTGAGACCGGAAGGGTGGTATATGTCTCGGACTCCGTGACTCCCGTCCTGAACCAGCCGCAGTCCGAATGGTTTAGCAGCACTCTGTACGACCAGGTGCATCCTGACGATGTGGACAAACTGAGGGAGCAGCTCTCCACCTCGGAGAATGCTCTGACAG GCCGAATCCTTGATCTAAAGACTGGGACAGTCAAGAAAGAAGGCCAGCAATCCATGAGAATGTGCATGGGCTCAAGGAGATCCTTCATATGTCGAATGAG GTGTGGCAACAGCTCAGTGGATCCAGCCTCCATGAATAGACTGAGCTTTGTGAGGAGCCGATGCAG GAGTGGCTTGGGTGCAGTGAAAGATGGGGATCCCCATTACGTGGTGGTGCACTGCACAGGGTATATAAAAGCCTGGCCCCCAGCAG GTGTCTCATTGCCAGACGATGACCCGGATGCTGGCCAGGGGAGCAAATTTTGCCTTGTGGCCATTGGCAGACTACAG GTCACTAGCTCACCCAACTGCACAGACCTGAACAGCATTTGTCAGCCAACTGAGTTCATCTCCCGACACAACACCGAAAGCATTTTCACCTTCGTAGATCACCGCTGCGTGGCTACAGTTGGCTACCAGCCACAG GAACTCTTGGGGAAAGATATTGTGGAATTCTGCCACCCAGAAGACCAGCAGCTTTTGCGAGACAGCTTTCAGCAG GTGGTGAAGTTAAAAGGCCAGGTTCTGTCAGTCATGTTCCGATTCCGGTCCAAAAACCGTGAATGGCTCTGGATGAGAACCAGCTCCTTTTCCTTCCAGAACCCCTACTCAGATGAGATTGAGTACATCATCTGTACCAACACCAACGTTAA GAACTCAAGCCAAGAGTCTCGGCCTGCTGTGTCTAACTCGATGCAGCGGCCACAGCAAGGACAGAATGTCAGCCTCCCCCTGGACATGGGCACAGCTCAGCTGGCGTCAAG gcagcagcagccacaacAGACTGCGTTGGAAGTGGTCCCAGGAAGAGAGAGTCTGTCCGGTTATGACCACTCACAG GTTGCTGTCCAGCCTGTGACTGCTGCTGGCCCAGAACGCAGCAAACCACTGGAGAAAACGGAGGCTCTGTTTAGTCAGGAGAGGGACCCACGGTTCAGTGAAATCTACTCCGGCATCAATACAG ATCCGAGCAAAGCCCTTCCTGCCAGCGCAGTGCCGGCCAATCAGCCGCTCTTCCCCCAGGGAAACACTTTCACTCCTGCGCGGCCCACCGAAACTTTCAG GAGCAGTAGCATGGTACCCCCTGTCATCAACATCCAGCAGCAGCCTGCTTCAGCAGGCCAGATTTTAGCACAGATTTCTCGCCACTCCAATACCACTCCAGTCACTGCAACCAACTGGGTGTCGGCGACACGACCGTCGTTCACGGCACAG CAAGTGGCTTCCCAGACCGCAAAGACTCGATCCCCTTCATTTGGAATAGGGAGTTTCCAAGGCACCCCTTCCTCTTTCAGCCCAATGTCAGCACCTGGTTCCACAGCTTCCCCGGGCGGGGCTGCTTATCCACCCCTCGCCAACCGCGGCACAGGCTTCG CCACTGAAACCAGGCAGACCCCAGCCCAGTTCCAGACACGGACAGCGGAAGGAGTTGGCATGTGGCCTCAGTGGCCAGGACAACACCACGGGCGGAgctctggggagcagcagcaCGTCCAGCAGCAGCCGAGCCAGCCTGAGGTCTTCCCA GACATGCTGTCAATGCTGGGAGACCAGGGAACCAACTACAGCAGTGAAGAATTCCCAGACTTAAATATGTTCCCTGCCTTTTcagaataa
- the ARNT gene encoding aryl hydrocarbon receptor nuclear translocator isoform X1 — translation MAAAANPEMASDVPSLSAAVASGNPGPGTQAGVAIVQRTNKRRPGLDFDDDDDDEEEGSKFLRCDDDQIPNDKERFARSDDEQSSADKERLARENHSEIERRRRNKMTAYITELSDMVPTCSALARKPDKLTILRMAVSHMKSLRGTGNTSTDGTYKPSFLTDQELKHLILEAADGFLFIVSCETGRVVYVSDSVTPVLNQPQSEWFSSTLYDQVHPDDVDKLREQLSTSENALTGRILDLKTGTVKKEGQQSMRMCMGSRRSFICRMRCGNSSVDPASMNRLSFVRSRCRSGLGAVKDGDPHYVVVHCTGYIKAWPPAGVSLPDDDPDAGQGSKFCLVAIGRLQVTSSPNCTDLNSICQPTEFISRHNTESIFTFVDHRCVATVGYQPQELLGKDIVEFCHPEDQQLLRDSFQQVVKLKGQVLSVMFRFRSKNREWLWMRTSSFSFQNPYSDEIEYIICTNTNVKNSSQESRPAVSNSMQRPQQGQNVSLPLDMGTAQLASRQQQPQQTALEVVPGRESLSGYDHSQVAVQPVTAAGPERSKPLEKTEALFSQERDPRFSEIYSGINTDPSKALPASAVPANQPLFPQGNTFTPARPTETFRSSSMVPPVINIQQQPASAGQILAQISRHSNTTPVTATNWVSATRPSFTAQQVASQTAKTRSPSFGIGSFQGTPSSFSPMSAPGSTASPGGAAYPPLANRGTGFATETRQTPAQFQTRTAEGVGMWPQWPGQHHGRSSGEQQHVQQQPSQPEVFPDMLSMLGDQGTNYSSEEFPDLNMFPAFSE, via the exons AAATGGCATCGGATGTTCCCTCTTTGAGTGCAGCAGTTGCTTCTGGGAACCCTGGACCCGGTACACAGGCTGGAGTAGCCATTGTCCAGAGGACAAACAAGAGACGACCAGG GCTTgattttgatgatgatgatgatgatgaagaagaagGGAGCAAATTCCTCAG ATGTGATGATGATCAGATCCCAAATGATAAAGAGAGATTTGCCAG gtctgatGATGAGCAGAGTTCAGCGGATAAGGAAAGACTTGCCAG GGAGAATCACAGCGAGATAGAGCGCAGGCGTCGGAACAAGATGACCGCCTACATCACGGAGCTGTCAGACATGGTGCCCACCTGCAGCGCCCTGGCTCGCAAGCCTGACAAGCTGACTATCTTGCGTATGGCTGTGTCTCACATGAAGTCTTTGCGGGGCACTGGCAACACTTCCACTGATGGCACCTACAAACCCTCCTTTCTCACTGATCAG GAACTCAAACACTTGATTCTAGAAGCAGCCGATGGCTTTCTGTTCATAGTGTCTTGTGAGACCGGAAGGGTGGTATATGTCTCGGACTCCGTGACTCCCGTCCTGAACCAGCCGCAGTCCGAATGGTTTAGCAGCACTCTGTACGACCAGGTGCATCCTGACGATGTGGACAAACTGAGGGAGCAGCTCTCCACCTCGGAGAATGCTCTGACAG GCCGAATCCTTGATCTAAAGACTGGGACAGTCAAGAAAGAAGGCCAGCAATCCATGAGAATGTGCATGGGCTCAAGGAGATCCTTCATATGTCGAATGAG GTGTGGCAACAGCTCAGTGGATCCAGCCTCCATGAATAGACTGAGCTTTGTGAGGAGCCGATGCAG GAGTGGCTTGGGTGCAGTGAAAGATGGGGATCCCCATTACGTGGTGGTGCACTGCACAGGGTATATAAAAGCCTGGCCCCCAGCAG GTGTCTCATTGCCAGACGATGACCCGGATGCTGGCCAGGGGAGCAAATTTTGCCTTGTGGCCATTGGCAGACTACAG GTCACTAGCTCACCCAACTGCACAGACCTGAACAGCATTTGTCAGCCAACTGAGTTCATCTCCCGACACAACACCGAAAGCATTTTCACCTTCGTAGATCACCGCTGCGTGGCTACAGTTGGCTACCAGCCACAG GAACTCTTGGGGAAAGATATTGTGGAATTCTGCCACCCAGAAGACCAGCAGCTTTTGCGAGACAGCTTTCAGCAG GTGGTGAAGTTAAAAGGCCAGGTTCTGTCAGTCATGTTCCGATTCCGGTCCAAAAACCGTGAATGGCTCTGGATGAGAACCAGCTCCTTTTCCTTCCAGAACCCCTACTCAGATGAGATTGAGTACATCATCTGTACCAACACCAACGTTAA GAACTCAAGCCAAGAGTCTCGGCCTGCTGTGTCTAACTCGATGCAGCGGCCACAGCAAGGACAGAATGTCAGCCTCCCCCTGGACATGGGCACAGCTCAGCTGGCGTCAAG gcagcagcagccacaacAGACTGCGTTGGAAGTGGTCCCAGGAAGAGAGAGTCTGTCCGGTTATGACCACTCACAG GTTGCTGTCCAGCCTGTGACTGCTGCTGGCCCAGAACGCAGCAAACCACTGGAGAAAACGGAGGCTCTGTTTAGTCAGGAGAGGGACCCACGGTTCAGTGAAATCTACTCCGGCATCAATACAG ATCCGAGCAAAGCCCTTCCTGCCAGCGCAGTGCCGGCCAATCAGCCGCTCTTCCCCCAGGGAAACACTTTCACTCCTGCGCGGCCCACCGAAACTTTCAG GAGCAGTAGCATGGTACCCCCTGTCATCAACATCCAGCAGCAGCCTGCTTCAGCAGGCCAGATTTTAGCACAGATTTCTCGCCACTCCAATACCACTCCAGTCACTGCAACCAACTGGGTGTCGGCGACACGACCGTCGTTCACGGCACAG CAAGTGGCTTCCCAGACCGCAAAGACTCGATCCCCTTCATTTGGAATAGGGAGTTTCCAAGGCACCCCTTCCTCTTTCAGCCCAATGTCAGCACCTGGTTCCACAGCTTCCCCGGGCGGGGCTGCTTATCCACCCCTCGCCAACCGCGGCACAGGCTTCG CCACTGAAACCAGGCAGACCCCAGCCCAGTTCCAGACACGGACAGCGGAAGGAGTTGGCATGTGGCCTCAGTGGCCAGGACAACACCACGGGCGGAgctctggggagcagcagcaCGTCCAGCAGCAGCCGAGCCAGCCTGAGGTCTTCCCA GACATGCTGTCAATGCTGGGAGACCAGGGAACCAACTACAGCAGTGAAGAATTCCCAGACTTAAATATGTTCCCTGCCTTTTcagaataa